CGTCGGCGACGGCCCGACCGTGGCGTACCCGTCCGTCCTCACCGCGACCACGATCGCCGTCGGTGCCGCGGTGACCCTCGTCCTGGGCGTCCTGCCGGGCCCGGTGCTCGACCTGGCCGCGGTTGCGGGAGAATTCATCAGGTGACCGACTCGTCCCTCGCCCTCCCCGTCGTCGACGCGGCTCTCGAGCAGCGGCTCGTCGACCGGCTGGCCCGCATCGACGAGCAGCTCGCCCGGCACTGCCAGGGGCGTACGCCCTACGTCACCGAGGCCGCCACGCACCTGATGATGGCCGGCGGCAAGCGGTTCCGGCCGTTGCTGGTGCTGCTCGCCGCGGAGACCGGTCCGCACCCGGAGGCCACCGAGGTCGAGACCGCCGCGTGCGTCGTCGAGCTCACCCACGTGGCGTCGCTCTACCACGACGACGTGATGGACGAGGCCGACCTGCGCCGCGGCGCCGACACGGCCAACGCGCGCTGGGACAACCTGGTCGCGATCCTCACCGGCGACTTCCTGTTCGGCCGCTCGTCCGAGCTCACCGCCGACCTCGGCCCCGAGGCCGTACGGATCCAGGCGCGCACCTTCACCCGCCTGGTCGAGGGGCAGATCCAGGAGACCGTGAAGCCCGGCCCGGGCGAGGACCCGCTGGAGCACTACCTCGACGTCGTCGCCGGCAAGACGGGGTCGCTGATCGCCACCTCGGCCCGCTACGGCGCGATGTTCGCCGGGGCCCGCCCCGAGGTGGTCGAGGCGCTCGCGGCCTACGGCGAGATCGTCGGCTCGGCGTTCCAGCTCTCCGACGACATCCTCGACATCGCCTCGGAGTCCGAGACGTCGGGCAAGACGCCGGGCACCGACCTGCGCGAGGGCGTCCCCACGCTCCCCGTCCTGATGGCCCAGGCCTCCAGCGACCCGGCCGACGCGCGGCTGCTCGAGCTGCTCGGCCGCCCGCTGACCGACGACGCCGAGCACGCCGAGGCGCTGTCGCTGCTGCGGGCGCACCCCGCGATGGACCGGGCGCGCGAGCACGTCCTCGGCCAGGCCGCCCAGGCCAAGAAGCTGCTCGAGGTCCTCGACCCGGGCCCGGTGCGCACCGCGCTGGAGTCGTTCGCCGACGTCGTGGCGACCCGCTCGGCCTGACGCACCGCCGTCGGCTAGGGCAGCTCTGCCGAGCAGTCCGGCCAGGCCAGGAGCAGGCGCGCGGGCGCGTCGTCCGGGGGACCGACGTCGCGATCCCGGGATCGGACGAACCCGGCTGCGGTCCACATCGCGAAGGCGGCGGGGTCGTCGGCCGCCGGGTCGACCGTGAGGGGGCGCCAGCCGTGACGGTCGAGGTGTCGGGCGAGCAGGGCAGCGGCTCTCCTCCCGGTGCCACGACCCTGGGCGCCGGCGGAGACGAACATGTCGAGCCCGTGGCGGTCGGGTCCGCGCCAGGCCTGGACATAGCCGCACGGCGCGCCGTCCCGCACGATGATCCAGGACAGGACGGCAGGCGCGCGGCGCCCGGTGTACTTCGCCCGGACCTCGGCGAGGCCGAGCGGCCGACCGCCCCAGCCGCGGTGCACGGCGGGGTGGGCCAGCCACCGGGTCAGCATCTCGGCGTCCTCGTCTCGGGCCGGACGGAGCGCGCAGCCGGCGCCGCCGTCGAGGTGCTCAGCGGCAGGAGGTCGGGTGCCGGCCTCACGCACCGGTCAGCCGTCCCATCACGACGGTCGCGTCGCTGGTGCCCGGACCGACGACCTCCCAGCCCTCTGCTGCGTAGAGCCGCCGTGCGGGATCGTCGGCGTCGGCGGTGGTCATCAGCAGGAGCCGGTCGTGGGGGAGGTCGGCGAGCAGCGCCCGCAGCAGGGCGCGGCCGGTGCCGCGGCCGCGGGCCTCGGCGAGGACGCCGACGCTGACCACCTCGAAGTGGCCGTCCAGCCAGGCGGCCGCGACCTCGGGCGGGAGTGTCTGGCGGACCCGGTCGGTCCACCACTGGCCGGAGCGCCCGGTGTAGCCGTAGGCGAACCCGACCGCCCGGCCGTCGGCGTACGCCCGTGCTAGCCGGAAGCCCTCCCGCGCGGTGTGGCGCTCCCACACGGCCTCGCGCCAGGTCGCCTCGTCCGGCTGGTCGCCGAAGACCGGGTCGTAGACCGACCACACCTCGGCACCGTCCGCACCCGTCGCCTCGTCGACCACCGTCAGCCCCGTCACGCTCCATGTCTACCGCGCGGGTGGGGCCGGGGCTGACAGGATGGGGGTGCGGTCGCGCGGCTCCTGATCGTGGTCTCCGGTCTCCCGGCAAGCGGGAAGTCGACCCTCGGGCGCGCCCTCGCAGGTCGGCTCGGGGTGCCGCTGCTCGACAAGGACGAGATCCTCGAGGGGCTCTTCGACTCGCTCGGCTGCGCCGGCCCGGAGGACCGACGACGGCTGAGCCGTGCGAGCGACGAGGTGCTGTTCCGCCTCGCGTCGGACGCCCGCCTCGCGGTGCTCGTCAGCTGGTGGCACCCAGGAGCGGCCGACCGGCTCTGCGCTGCGGCCGATCACCTGGTCGAGGTGCACTGCGCCTGCCCGGTCGAGGTGGCGGCCGGGCGCTTCGCCGGACGGCGGCGCCATCCGGGGCACCTCGACGACCTGCGTACTCCGACCGACCACCTGGCCTCCCTCACGGAGGCGGACCGGCTGTCACCGGGCCCGCTGGGGGTCGGCGAGCTCGTCACGGTCCGGACGGACCGCGAGGTCGACGCGGACGACGTGGCGGCGCAGGTCCGTGCAGCGGCCACCCGTCTCGGCGTCGTCGTGGGCTAGCGGGCCGCGAACTCCTCGATCCGCGCTGCCACCCCGGGGTCGAGCCCGGCGCGGAGTGCGTCGAGGTCGTGGGACAGGTACGAGTGGGCGCCGCACCAGTCGGACTTCACCACCACGCCGTCGACGCACCAGTGCGCGTTGCTCGCGCGTCCGTCCACGGCAAGCTGCACGCGCTCGGCCGACACGGTGGAGCCGTCCAGCAGGGTCGTGGTCTCCAGCCCCTCCCGGCGCAGGATGGCTCGCTGCGCGGCAGCCTCCGGCTCGCTCTCGTCGAACTGGAGCCAGGACGTCGCGTCCTGCTGCTCGCCGAGCATCTGCGCCAGGACCAGGTGCTCTCCGTAGCCGCCGATGGCACCCGACAGGTGCGGGTGCGGCCTGCCGTCGACGTGCACGGTGCCGTCCGTTCCGCGCGTCCCGACGCGCCGGATGCCGGACGTGGGGGAGTCGTAGGTGAATCCGGTCCACGCGCGGACGTCGCCGTCGTGGTGCACGACGTGGTCCACCAGGTAGACCGGGGCGTCGTCGCCCGTCCTGAACACGGTGCGCGTCCGGAGGCTCCGGGGCCCCACGTGACGGAGGATGGCGCCGCAACGCCCGGCGTCACCGTCCACGAAGGCGTGGTTCTCGGTCCTCACGGGTCTCCTCGACGTCACGGACTCGCGCACGAGCGAGCCACGGAGTACTCCTTCCGCAGGAGCGTGCCGCGAAACATCCGAAGCCCCCGGAACACGCCTCTGGCCCCGTCACCGGGTGGGTGACGGGGTGTGGGGCGGGGTCATGGTCGCTCTGGCGCTGCGCCGGGTCTGTCAGGTGGGTCGAGGGCGGTGGTGCCGTGGTGGTCGCGGAGGTAGTGGTGGCCGTGGGGGCTGGTCCAGGTGAAGACGCCGGGGCTGGTCTGCTGGTAGCGCCAGAGGGTGTGGGTCTTGAGGCGGTGGTGGGACCGGCACAGGGCGGCGAGGTTGGAGGTGGCCGTCGGTCCGGGTTGGGGTCGTCCCTCGGTGGCGGCACGGTGGTCGTAGGGGGTGATGTGGTCGATGTCGCAGCCGCGGGCGGGGCGGGTGCACCAGGGGAACACGCAGGTGCGGTCGCGGAGGATGACGTGGTCGCGGAGGCGGTCGGGGATCGGGTAGCCGGGGCTGGTGAGCTCGGCGTTGAGGTCGATGACGGGGCGGAGGGTGACCTTGGTGCGTGAGGTGGTGCACCAGGTCCTGACCTGGTCGAGCAGGACGAGCCGTTGACCCTTCTCGAGTCGTCCGGTCGGGCCGAACACGGTCTCGACGACGTGACCGGTGTCGTCGGTGTCGTCGGTGAGGAGGGTGGCGTCGAGGTGGACGTGGAGCACGACCTCGCGGGCGGCGGGGAGGTCGTCGCCCGTCGGCTGGGACGGCTCGGTCGGCTCAGAAGTGTCGGACGGCTCGGGCGGGGTCGGCTGGCTCTGGGTCGGCTGGCTCTGGGTCGGCTGGCTCTGGGTCGGCTGGCTCTGGGTCGGCTGGTTCTGGGTGTGGAGGTCGAGGGCGGTCTGGGTGCGGGCGAGGTCGCCGAGGGCGGCGGCTCGTCGGGCACCCAGTGACGCGGTCGAGCCCAGCGCCTTGAACACGTCGGCGCCGTGCTGGATCGCGGAGTCGAGGTCGTAGGCGTCGGCGAGGTCGAGCTCGGCCTCCATCCGCATGACACCGTCGTAGTGGAGGTGGCGGGAGTCGAAGGTGACGTGGCGAGGGTCGGTGCCGAGGTAGCGGTCGTCCTCGAAGTCCCGGTGGTCCTCGCCTGCCTCGTCGTCCGGGCGCGGATCGGTGGAGAGGCCGTAGCGCGTGACGGCCTCGGCGACGAGCCGGTCGAGCTGCGCGGCACCCACACGTCCGGCGACCGCGGCGACCTGGTCGTCGATCCAGCCGGCCGCATCCGGGGTGAGAGCGGGCACGGCGTGGATGGTGGTCTCGGCCACGGCACGCGCCCGCCAGGCGGGGACGCGTCCGGCGTGGACCTGGTCCCAGAGGCGGGGGAGACGGTGGCGCAGCTCGAGCGAGTGCCCGACGAGCTTCTTGGCCGCCACCGTCGAGATGCCGAGGACGGCGCCGAGCTCGGGGATGCAGAACTCCGCGACCAGCGGGCAGCCGTCACCGGCGATGGGCTCCTCCTGCTCGGTGCCGGCGCCGCGGCTGGTGAAGGTCGCGGCGTGGTGGACCGACTCGGGCGGGTGGAGGTCGGCCCACCGGGCAGCGAGACGGAGCTGCCGGGCCGCTTCGGCATGCTCGTGCTGGCGTGAGTCGCGGATCGAGGCGAGCAGCGCGGAGGCGTCCAGGTCGTCGTCTGCGACCTGTCCCTCGGGTGCTGCCAGCGCCTCGCTCATGTGTTCGATTCTAGCGGCGGGCACCGACAGCCGAGCAGGCCGATGAGCACGCTGTGGACGACCGGACGACCGGACGACCGGCCGACCGGCCGACCGGCGACCCGCGTCAGCCCTCGAGCTCGTCGGCGTACTGCAGGACGCGCACGAGGACGACGGTGGCGTCGTCGGAGGCGAGCCGGCGAGCGTCGTCCGCGACCAGGTGCAGGCCGGTGACGACCTCGGCCATCGCCATCCCCACGGCCGTGCCGTCCTCGGCGCCGTCGTCGACCGCCGCATCGTCGTCGAGGTCGACCCAGGCCCGGTCGAAGAGCTCGCGCAGCTCGGCGGGCACGCGGGAGCGGTCGTCGAGGTAGACGTACTCGTGCTCGTCGAAGAGCAGCACGCCGTCGCGCGCGCACCCGAAGCGCTGGTGGGCCTGGATGTTGTCGCGCACGACGGCGGCCGCGCGGCCGTCACGCGACAGGGCGACCAGCACCGCGGTCGGCGGGTCCGCGTAACCGGTGTCCTCGGTCGCGAGCACGCCGCCCTCGACCTCGGTCAGCAGGTACGCGCTCCACGCGAACTGCTCCGGGTCGAGCTCGTGCGCCGGGACGTCCTCGATGCCCACGCCGCCGAGCGCCTCGACCACCTCGGGGACGGTGGCGCCGCTGGCCACCAGCACCGTGCCGCCGTCCGTGAGGAAGGTCGAGTCGACTTCGTCCAACAGCGCCTCGTAGTGCGCGACCAGGTCTCCCATGGCGGAGAGCCTAGGTCCGGGGGTCGGCTCGGGACGCGGGTTCGGCCAGAGAGGTCCGGGTCAGACCGCGCTGGCGCGCGCGACCAGCCGCAGCTGGCGGCGGCGGTGGTTGAGCGCCTCGACGGTGAAGACGACGAGCGCGACCCAGACGAGCGAGAAGCCGATCCAGCGGCTGGCGGGCATGTCCTCGTGGAAGACGACCAGGCCGAGCACGAACTGGATGGTCGGCGCGAGGTACTGCAGCAGCCCGAGCGACACCATCGACACCCGGATGGCCGCGGCACCGAAGAGCATGAGCGGGACGGCGGTGATGATGCCGGTGGTGGTGATCAGCAGCGCGTGCCCGAGGCCGTGGGAGCCGAAGTTGGACCGCCCCGTCTCGGCCAGCAATGCGACGTAGGCCAGCGCGACGGGCGCCATCACCAGCGTCTCGAGGGTGATCGACTCCACCGCCTCGACCGCGGCCTGCTTCTTCAGCAGCCCGTAGGTGCCGAAGGAGAAGGCCAGCACCAGCGCCACCCACGGCGGACGGCCGTAGTCGACGGCCAGCAGCACCACGGCGACGAGGGCCACCCCCATCGCGACCCACTGCAGCCGCCGCAGCCGCTCGCCCAGCACCAGCACCCCCATCAGCACCGTCACGAGCGGGTTGATGAAGTAGCCGAGCGACGTCTCCACGACGCGGTCGTTGTTGACGCCCCAGATGTAGCCGCCCCAGTTGATCGTGATGACCACCGCGGCGGCCGCGAGCAGCAGCACCTTGCGCCGGTCGCGCAGGAGCGCGCGGAAGGCGTCCACCCGTCGCCACAGGACGAGGACCAGCACCATCGTCAGGACCGACCACACGATGCGGTGCGCCAGGAGCTCGACGGCGCCGGCGGGCTCGAGCACGGTCCAGTAGAGGGGGAAGACACCCCAGAGCGTGTACGCCGACGCGCCCAGGAGCAGTCCGCGTCGGGAGTCTGGCACTCGCGAAGTCTAGGTGCGCCGTTTCCCCTACGATGGGGGGCGTCCTGGGGTTGGGACCCCGGGTCATTCGTCACTGTCTCTCGAGGGGGAGTTCCATCATGCGGATGTTCCGCGCCGTCCTGGCAGCGCTCGTCGCCGCCGTTCTCGTCATGGGTGCGCTCAGCACCGGCGCCAGCGCCGGCTCTGGGGTCAAGCGCGTCATCGACGAGAAGCCGCCCAAGCAGGTCACCTACAACGCCTTCAAGCTCAAGGGCACGATCAGCGAGCCGCAGGCCGACGGCACGGTGCTGCCCTACGCCAAGCAGAAGGTGAAGATCCTCAAGAAGGCGTGCGGGTCCTGCAAGTGGAAGGTCGTGAAGAAGGTGAAGACCGACGCGTCGGGCACCTTCAAGACCCGACTCTTCGCGCCCGCGAAGGGCCGCTGGAAGTGGCGCTCGAAGGTCGACGGCTCCAACGGCTACGCCAACACCAAGGGCAAGGTCTGGACGCTCTACTTCGACTGACCCGACCCGCCCGACCCGTCTGACCCTCGGTCAGACGATCGTCCAGGTGTCACCGCCGCCGATCAGCGCCGCCAGCCGTGCGGACTGGTCGGCGGCGTCGTTCCCGCCCCCGACGCCCTGGGACGCGGCCGCGACCTGCTCGCGCGCGCCGTCGTCGTACGTCGCGCGCTCGACCTGGCGGAAGATGCCGATCGGCGAGGTGTTGAGGTAGCCCGAGTCGGTGAGGCGCGAGATCGCGAACGCCGTCGTCGGGTCGGGGTTGTGGGCGTCGTGGACCAGGACGTCCGACGCGTCGACGTCGGTGGTCGCGACGACCTTCACGCCGCCGCCGACGGTGTCGCGCACCAGCGCCTTCGCGCCGCGACCGTCCTCGAGCGTCGCGCCGAAGGTGACCGGCTCGCCGTGGACGAGCGGGATGATCGCGTCGGCCTTGGTCTCGGGCGACTTGATCGCGTCGAACGCGCCGTCGTTGAAGATCGGGCAGTTCTGGTAGATCTCGACCAGCGAGGTGCCGCGGTGGGCGGCGGCCGCGGCGAGCACCGACGTGAGGTGCTTGCGGTCCGAGTCGATGGTCCGGGCCACGAAGGTGCCCTCGGCGCCGAGCGCCAGCGAGACCGGGTTGAACGGGTGGTCGATCGATCCCATCGGGGTCGACTTGGTGACCTTGCCGGTCTCGGACGTCGGGGAGTACTGCCCCTTGGTCAGCCCGTAGATCCGGTTGTTGAACAGCAGGATCGT
Above is a genomic segment from Nocardioides okcheonensis containing:
- a CDS encoding polyprenyl synthetase family protein, which gives rise to MTDSSLALPVVDAALEQRLVDRLARIDEQLARHCQGRTPYVTEAATHLMMAGGKRFRPLLVLLAAETGPHPEATEVETAACVVELTHVASLYHDDVMDEADLRRGADTANARWDNLVAILTGDFLFGRSSELTADLGPEAVRIQARTFTRLVEGQIQETVKPGPGEDPLEHYLDVVAGKTGSLIATSARYGAMFAGARPEVVEALAAYGEIVGSAFQLSDDILDIASESETSGKTPGTDLREGVPTLPVLMAQASSDPADARLLELLGRPLTDDAEHAEALSLLRAHPAMDRAREHVLGQAAQAKKLLEVLDPGPVRTALESFADVVATRSA
- a CDS encoding GNAT family N-acetyltransferase, giving the protein MREAGTRPPAAEHLDGGAGCALRPARDEDAEMLTRWLAHPAVHRGWGGRPLGLAEVRAKYTGRRAPAVLSWIIVRDGAPCGYVQAWRGPDRHGLDMFVSAGAQGRGTGRRAAALLARHLDRHGWRPLTVDPAADDPAAFAMWTAAGFVRSRDRDVGPPDDAPARLLLAWPDCSAELP
- a CDS encoding GNAT family N-acetyltransferase; translated protein: MTGLTVVDEATGADGAEVWSVYDPVFGDQPDEATWREAVWERHTAREGFRLARAYADGRAVGFAYGYTGRSGQWWTDRVRQTLPPEVAAAWLDGHFEVVSVGVLAEARGRGTGRALLRALLADLPHDRLLLMTTADADDPARRLYAAEGWEVVGPGTSDATVVMGRLTGA
- a CDS encoding AAA family ATPase, yielding MVSGLPASGKSTLGRALAGRLGVPLLDKDEILEGLFDSLGCAGPEDRRRLSRASDEVLFRLASDARLAVLVSWWHPGAADRLCAAADHLVEVHCACPVEVAAGRFAGRRRHPGHLDDLRTPTDHLASLTEADRLSPGPLGVGELVTVRTDREVDADDVAAQVRAAATRLGVVVG
- a CDS encoding HNH endonuclease signature motif containing protein, producing MSEALAAPEGQVADDDLDASALLASIRDSRQHEHAEAARQLRLAARWADLHPPESVHHAATFTSRGAGTEQEEPIAGDGCPLVAEFCIPELGAVLGISTVAAKKLVGHSLELRHRLPRLWDQVHAGRVPAWRARAVAETTIHAVPALTPDAAGWIDDQVAAVAGRVGAAQLDRLVAEAVTRYGLSTDPRPDDEAGEDHRDFEDDRYLGTDPRHVTFDSRHLHYDGVMRMEAELDLADAYDLDSAIQHGADVFKALGSTASLGARRAAALGDLARTQTALDLHTQNQPTQSQPTQSQPTQSQPTQSQPTPPEPSDTSEPTEPSQPTGDDLPAAREVVLHVHLDATLLTDDTDDTGHVVETVFGPTGRLEKGQRLVLLDQVRTWCTTSRTKVTLRPVIDLNAELTSPGYPIPDRLRDHVILRDRTCVFPWCTRPARGCDIDHITPYDHRAATEGRPQPGPTATSNLAALCRSHHRLKTHTLWRYQQTSPGVFTWTSPHGHHYLRDHHGTTALDPPDRPGAAPERP
- a CDS encoding DUF6461 domain-containing protein; translated protein: MGDLVAHYEALLDEVDSTFLTDGGTVLVASGATVPEVVEALGGVGIEDVPAHELDPEQFAWSAYLLTEVEGGVLATEDTGYADPPTAVLVALSRDGRAAAVVRDNIQAHQRFGCARDGVLLFDEHEYVYLDDRSRVPAELRELFDRAWVDLDDDAAVDDGAEDGTAVGMAMAEVVTGLHLVADDARRLASDDATVVLVRVLQYADELEG
- the rarD gene encoding EamA family transporter RarD, whose protein sequence is MPDSRRGLLLGASAYTLWGVFPLYWTVLEPAGAVELLAHRIVWSVLTMVLVLVLWRRVDAFRALLRDRRKVLLLAAAAVVITINWGGYIWGVNNDRVVETSLGYFINPLVTVLMGVLVLGERLRRLQWVAMGVALVAVVLLAVDYGRPPWVALVLAFSFGTYGLLKKQAAVEAVESITLETLVMAPVALAYVALLAETGRSNFGSHGLGHALLITTTGIITAVPLMLFGAAAIRVSMVSLGLLQYLAPTIQFVLGLVVFHEDMPASRWIGFSLVWVALVVFTVEALNHRRRQLRLVARASAV
- a CDS encoding 2-oxoacid:ferredoxin oxidoreductase subunit beta, which encodes MSTSPLTGTPVALGLPGLRTGTELVPTTDEKQTGKDFTSDQEVRWCPGCGDYAVLKAVQSFLPDLGLRRENIVFVSGIGCSSRFPYYLDTYGMHSIHGRAPSIATGIATAREDLSVWVVTGDGDALSIGGNHLIHALRRNVNMTILLFNNRIYGLTKGQYSPTSETGKVTKSTPMGSIDHPFNPVSLALGAEGTFVARTIDSDRKHLTSVLAAAAAHRGTSLVEIYQNCPIFNDGAFDAIKSPETKADAIIPLVHGEPVTFGATLEDGRGAKALVRDTVGGGVKVVATTDVDASDVLVHDAHNPDPTTAFAISRLTDSGYLNTSPIGIFRQVERATYDDGAREQVAAASQGVGGGNDAADQSARLAALIGGGDTWTIV